A single region of the Actinoplanes sp. SE50/110 genome encodes:
- a CDS encoding PadR family transcriptional regulator has product MTEPMRDPSFWVLTALAPEPRHGYGVIREVNRLSDGQVTLQAGTLYAALDRLTSLGLIEADREETVDGRPRRYYRLTTDGAAALDAETERRRAAVAAATAQLSARRRLGLSLSTS; this is encoded by the coding sequence ATGACGGAACCGATGCGCGACCCCAGCTTCTGGGTTCTCACCGCCCTGGCGCCCGAGCCGCGGCACGGCTACGGGGTGATCCGGGAGGTGAACCGACTCTCCGACGGCCAGGTGACGTTGCAGGCCGGGACCCTGTACGCGGCCCTCGACCGGCTCACCTCGCTCGGCCTCATCGAGGCGGACCGTGAGGAGACGGTGGACGGGCGGCCGCGACGGTACTACCGGCTGACCACCGACGGCGCCGCCGCGCTGGACGCCGAGACGGAGCGGCGGCGGGCGGCGGTCGCCGCGGCCACCGCGCAGCTGTCGGCGCGCCGCCGGCTCGGGCTGAGCCTGAGCACCTCGTGA